Part of the Vigna angularis cultivar LongXiaoDou No.4 chromosome 1, ASM1680809v1, whole genome shotgun sequence genome, CATAGCAATGTTCAAAGCAGACAATAacatacaaacaaaaatcaattaatgaTAACCAGGTTGATGATTTGATGAATAAGCAAGAAATGATCTAGACCGTCAAGACAACCATTACTAGAACGAAAAGATAAATATGGTTTAAGATGTCAGTAAATGATGTTCATTTGGGTGTAAATCATGCCATCTTTGTTTTCTGGACGTGATCAAAGTAGGAAGACCGtgttttttttcattgtaaCCTCAACTGatctaaaagtaaaaaaaaaaaaaagagtaaatgaTCCCACAATATTGGGATCAAATCACTGTTTTAAAATAACTAGGAAAACTAATCATAAGGAAATGATTACAATAAATCAGCTGATAATCAGGACCAATAATAaggaaataattataaacaacaACATAATTGTACACAGTAAATTTCACGGCATAGCTTCTTCTAAAGAGGAAGTAACATTGTGTCTGGCGAATATTCAGCATCCAGTTCAAATCATACCAAAACATTATAAAGATAGCTTATGCAAACGAGAGGGCAATACTAATGTAAGACTGAGAAATGGACAGTGTAAATAAGGAATAAAAAGGCATCAAAATAAAGACTACATATTGCAGTTGCTTAAAGTGCAAACAAACGGTAAATTAGCACGAAGTTAGCCCAAAACAAACTGTAAATTACAGGGCCATTGTCTCATTATTCACTTAATGTTAATGAATTCAAATATATTGAGAGTTGACACAGAACAAGAATAAGTTATTTAAGTTCGAATCATCTCTAGGTTCTTATAGAGAAAGAGTATAGAGTACCAATGTTCCATAGCAACAATGTTTGCAAGCTAATTTTCAAAAGAAGGGAAGACATACCCCCCACCCTGCCCCCCAAGTACAGACAAAGCATGTTTCCTATACGTGTACTCTTAGAAACACGTTAGTTTTAAGAAGTCAAGAATATAGCAGAGAAAGTGAacattgaattaatttaataaagagGGCATCCACCATCTGGACTATGCACCTCAAAAAAAAGGACCCCCAGACAGTAgatatttgataatattgtGCAACCGCCCTCAGGACTTGTATACCATTCTTCTTCCAATCCTTCGTTTGAGGAAGTCAATTGGAATTGACCTGCATTAGATATGTGAGGGAGGCGAGACGGTCTCCGAATATTATGCTTAGAAAATTGGATATCTTCCTTGTATTCATTGCAATGATCTTGTGATACCACTGCATTGACTTTAACATCATTGGCAATTTGATGATACAAGTCAGTCATAGGAGGGCACCGACTCTTATCACCAGCAACTCTAACATTGTCACTGAATTTCTGTTTCTTCATCCGCAAATTATGAGAGGAAGATTTTACTTTCTCCGACAGCCTTTTTCTAATAAGGGAATTCTCTAGCTGAAGAACTTCAGAATTCGCAACACTATCTAATTTGTGTTTCTGAGTTGGCAACCCAAGATGCATAACATGGTTGGATGGTAGCAATTTAATATAAGAAGGGTACAGATTGTGCATTGCAACTCCCTGAGAATGAAAACCGCCAACCAAGTCTGCAATTTTTCTGAATATACTTAAATGCTCTGTTTTGCTTCCTTTGTGGTGCCTAGATTTCAACCATTCTCTCAAAATCACACCATCAGTGTCAGACCCACCAAATCTTGGCACAGTAGCATTATGAGGAGACTTTGCAATCTTTAAATCGGAGCTCGGGAATGCATTAGAATCCATCTGAATATCAATGCCAGACTTCATGAGGTTCTGATCTCTGGACACTACATATAAAGCATTAGAAGACGGACCTTTACATACAATACCCTTTCCCTTCAATGTACTTCTACTAAAATACTCTGAAAATCCGGATTTGTGTGCAGTTTTTGTTTGCATTACTTCGCCAGTATCTCCTTCATCCTCTTTTTGCTCAGCTGTGTGGTCATCAGCGGACAAGTGCTGCACGACATTGCCATGATCATAATTGACTGATTTTCTAGCTAATATGTCTCGGGAAGACATGGGCCCAAAATCTTCCCAAGCACTAGATGTAGCTTGAACACTCTTTCTAGCTATAATGCAATCCCTTCCCACACGCGAATCAGCAAACGGCTGATAACTATGCCGCCATGGACTCCGGCTATCATGCAAAGACCCTGGACCGTTCAAAGTACCGATTTCTAGGGTAGAACCGTTACAACTTTTCACCATTAACTCTTCAACCATGACACCACCATCGCCATCAGAAAATAGACCTGGATGCAAATGTTCCCTTCCTTCAGCCATATTCTTATCTTCTGGAATTTCATCATATTCTTGGGGTTTTAATACTCCGCGGAATTCAGGGTTTAGTGAATAGCCATCATCCTTGTTCTGATGTTGCACTTGCACACCTTCACCAATCTCCAATTCTTCGCCCATGCCGTCAAAATTATCATTCCACATGCCCCTCACCACGTGACATGAAATTATCTTTTAGAGATTCAAGTTCTGCCAAAGGTACTTCAACAATTAGCAATTGCACACACACCATACACAAACATGCTTCTCGAATGCTTCCGAAACGAAATGCAAgcaacataataataaaaaaaaatcatacacgAGATATGTTGACATCTACtaatcaaaattcaagaacaaTCAGAGCAATTCACTAACCTGAAAGAAGGAAGGAGCAAAACCAAAAGGCTCACCGCAGAAACAGAAATACTTGTTTGGGAAGAAATGCGATTTTCCGACCCGGTTACGAAACCGAATCGTTCGAAAAGAAACTACAGAAACGAAACGCTGAAAAGGGTTTTATTATTATGAGTTCCACCGCTCTCGCTCACCTCGTAAGTTGGTAGAATTAGAAGACGTTATGCTCGACTCAAATTTACGACATCTTACTTTCGTACAAATCTTCGTCATTCACATCATGCTAAATTCCAAGTCAACGTTTGCTTCATGACTTTAATTCTAACTTTCAACTTCTCAACTTTgttaacttataattaaaattaattacctagcataatttttaattgtgtttaaaccaatttttaattgtatttttttaattttaagaaatggcAGTGAATGATCCACGTTGATGTGGTATGAAACAGTGCACATGCAAAATTGGAGGGCACGATAATCCTTTCACGTCCACTAGTTTCTGATATTTGCTACTTTGTTTCCGATTTTGgtcaaaacaaaaacagtatTCTAACTTGATCTTTGTTTACTCTTTGTCTGTGGTTCTCACAGTGCCACGTCCCAATTGGGCCCTTTAAACCTGCTATGCGCCgcacttgattttttttcttttctttaatgcTAGTTGGAATATCACAAACACAAGATTCAAATCcattaattaatactttttttgtttaaactttACAATCTTGTAATAAATagattgcaaaatataaaagcTACTGAATACTACTATGTTATCGTGATATATAATTCTTCTAATAAGGAATGGAAACACCTAAACTAGAAAATTCAATGTTTTCACCGATCACTAATTCCCACCTCTTTATATTTTGATGGTCATGAGCTTTTACCTTCTAAACCCTGATTTTTATCTACATTAATCTCATTAATTTGCTGTTTTATTCACCAGAAACATTTCTAAATTATCAGAACTCTCAAATTCCGACtgttacaataaattaaatttctaattaaaacatccaaaacataataaaaacaaaacaaaatcaaacatttgaaaaagaaaaattaaatatatttttggttattTAACATTCACTTAAAACAACAATTACTccgattttttttaatcaaattttgttactTCAAACACATTTTAtgtaaattgtttatattattgatatttttttcaatattaattgaaaaaatattaaataaatttaataaaattttgttaaaaaattaaattcatatcaTCAAAAgttaattcaaaatttgaaaaaaaaaactaattctaTTCTTTTacgtgataaaaaaatataattaacaaaaaagaaCTATTTCAAATCTTGAAATTTAGTGTATTACCTCACAACCTTAaccttaatttaaaattaaaaggcTAGAAcgaataatagaaaaaagaaaacctaACCTTCACACTCCTTTGTTATTAAACCTATAACcacaataatttaattaaaatatttgaaagcaATTGTTTTGGTACAAATTTGAGAGTAATTTAATTCGGaatcgtaaaaaaaaaaaatacgaaaCTGCATTACTTTTTTCTAAATATGCATTTCATTGAAAGTattgactttttttaaaaaaatatatcttgatacacataaaacattttataattatttaactcaattttctcttactttttttggtaaaaaaagataaaattttacttttttataattattttatttttataatatatattaaatataaatgtgtcaccgtattatttttttaatttttagttagtGTCTTTGGAACAATAATTAacagtttttctttaaattagtggaagaaa contains:
- the LOC108322946 gene encoding protein SPA1-RELATED 2 isoform X5, whose protein sequence is MWNDNFDGMGEELEIGEGVQVQHQNKDDGYSLNPEFRGVLKPQEYDEIPEDKNMAEGREHLHPGLFSDGDGGVMVEELMVKSCNGSTLEIGTLNGPGSLHDSRSPWRHSYQPFADSRVGRDCIIARKSVQATSSAWEDFGPMSSRDILARKSVNYDHGNVVQHLSADDHTAEQKEDEGDTGEVMQTKTAHKSGFSEYFSRSTLKGKGIVCKGPSSNALYVVSRDQNLMKSGIDIQMDSNAFPSSDLKIAKSPHNATVPRFGGSDTDGVILREWLKSRHHKGSKTEHLSIFRKIADLVGGFHSQGVAMHNLYPSYIKLLPSNHVMHLGLPTQKHKLDSVANSEVLQLENSLIRKRLSEKVKSSSHNLRMKKQKFSDNVRVAGDKSRCPPMTDLYHQIANDVKVNAVVSQDHCNEYKEDIQFSKHNIRRPSRLPHISNAGQFQLTSSNEGLEEEWYTSPEGGCTILSNIYCLGVLFFELFNHFDSERAHTAAMSALRGRILPSAFLAEYPKEAAFCLWMLHPEPSSRPTIREILQSDVINGTKVVDCEELLSSLNQYDAESELLLHFLISLKEQKHVDAHKLTEEIRCMESDIKEVERRHDLRLSLASSSLKNNSSCGIEGVSLLKEASSAEILPPVYTVSKENELRLMKNMCLLENAYFSTRSTIKLPGTETATRPDKDVLRNSDKFCVAQKEMEKHTDTLGAFFDGLCKYARYQKFEVRGILRTADFNNPVNVICSLSFDRDGDYFAAAGISKKIKVFQFDAIFNNSVDIHYPVVEMVNRSRLSCVCWNSYVQNYLASTDYDGVVKVKSFLDSPNMKRGPGLLISLLYALLNLPVGVMTAL
- the LOC108322946 gene encoding protein SPA1-RELATED 2 isoform X4, coding for MWNDNFDGMGEELEIGEGVQVQHQNKDDGYSLNPEFRGVLKPQEYDEIPEDKNMAEGREHLHPGLFSDGDGGVMVEELMVKSCNGSTLEIGTLNGPGSLHDSRSPWRHSYQPFADSRVGRDCIIARKSVQATSSAWEDFGPMSSRDILARKSVNYDHGNVVQHLSADDHTAEQKEDEGDTGEVMQTKTAHKSGFSEYFSRSTLKGKGIVCKGPSSNALYVVSRDQNLMKSGIDIQMDSNAFPSSDLKIAKSPHNATVPRFGGSDTDGVILREWLKSRHHKGSKTEHLSIFRKIADLVGGFHSQGVAMHNLYPSYIKLLPSNHVMHLGLPTQKHKLDSVANSEVLQLENSLIRKRLSEKVKSSSHNLRMKKQKFSDNVRVAGDKSRCPPMTDLYHQIANDVKVNAVVSQDHCNEYKEDIQFSKHNIRRPSRLPHISNAGQFQLTSSNEGLEEEWYTSPEGGCTILSNIYCLGVLFFELFNHFDSERAHTAAMSALRGRILPSAFLAEYPKEAAFCLWMLHPEPSSRPTIREILQSDVINGTKVVDCEELLSSLNQYDAESELLLHFLISLKEQKHVDAHKLTEEIRCMESDIKEVERRHDLRLSLASSSLKNNSSCGIEGVSLLKEASSAEILPPVYTVSKENELRLMKNMCLLENAYFSTRSTIKLPGTETATRPDKDVLRNSDKFCVAQKEMEKHTDTLGAFFDGLCKYARYQKFEVRGILRTADFNNPVNVICSLSFDRDGDYFAAAGISKKIKVFQFDAIFNNSVDIHYPVVEMVNRSRLSCVCWNSYVQNYLASTDYDGVVKLWDANTGQEFSRLTEHEKRSWSVDFSIVCPTKFASGSDDCSLKLWSINEKNSLGTIRNVANVCCVQFSAHSSHMLAFGSADNSTYCYDLRFLRTPWCVLSGHRKSNLSCGSVN